A segment of the Streptomyces sp. L2 genome:
GCCGAGCCGCCGCTGCGCCTCGGCCACGGCGAGCCCGCAGCGCGCCACCTCGCCGGGGCGCCCGGACCGCTCGGCCTCGCGCAGCCGCTCGGTGCCCTCGGCCAGCACGTCGGCCAGCGAGGAGTTCACGGACAGGGTGGTCAGGGCGCCCTGGTACTCCGGGGCGAAAGCCTTGCCGTACATGCGTACCCTTCTATACACCATGTGTATACATGATGTGTATAGCATCGTCGAAACGCGCCCCGGCCCCCGGAGGGGCCAGGGCGTGGTCTGTCGCCGGTCAAGACGCGGGTACGGCGGGGCGGGTTGCCCGCACCGCGTGGATCACCTCGTGAAGATTCAGTGCTGCTGCGCCTTCTGCGGTGTCACCTCGCTCGGCCGCACCACGACGTAGCCGTCGCCCTGGAGCATCAGCTGCACCGCTTCCCCCGAACCGCCGCGCAGCATCGAGCCGATGGACTGCGAGCGGTGCAGCGAGGTCTGCAGGTGCGCGGTCCAGCCGACCACCGCGTCCGTGTCGACGTACACCGGATACTGCGCCGAGACCGGGATGACCAGCGGGTTGCCCTCGCAGACCAGGCCCAGCCGGCCGTGTCCGCTGAACACGCTGTTGAACAGGCCGCCACCGGCGATGCCGGAGCCCTTCACCGTCTTGATCTCGTACGACAGCGACGCGTCGAAACACAGCACGTTCCGCCCGTTCACCGTGAACAGGTCGCCCGGCTCCACCTCGACGACGAAGCAGTTCTGCGCCTCGTGCGCGAACCAGGCCTCGCCCTGACCGCGCACCGCCATCAGGGGCAGGCCCTCACCGGTGACGGCACGCTTGAGCATGCCGCCGACCCCCTGCCCCTTGCGCTCGAAGCTCAGGTCGCCGCGGTAGGCGATCATCGCGCCCTGCCGGGCGTGCATCTCGCCGTTCACGGCGTACTTCAGGCACTTGGCGTTCTCGACGCTCATCCCCGGCTCGACGGCCGGCTGCACCACATGCTGACTGGAGAACAGATCACCCTTCATGCG
Coding sequences within it:
- a CDS encoding AIM24 family protein, which encodes MKGDLFSSQHVVQPAVEPGMSVENAKCLKYAVNGEMHARQGAMIAYRGDLSFERKGQGVGGMLKRAVTGEGLPLMAVRGQGEAWFAHEAQNCFVVEVEPGDLFTVNGRNVLCFDASLSYEIKTVKGSGIAGGGLFNSVFSGHGRLGLVCEGNPLVIPVSAQYPVYVDTDAVVGWTAHLQTSLHRSQSIGSMLRGGSGEAVQLMLQGDGYVVVRPSEVTPQKAQQH